A single Desulfovibrio piger DNA region contains:
- a CDS encoding sodium-dependent transporter — protein MAPATRDLFSSRLGVLAATLGSAVGLGNIWKFPSLVGQNGGASFLVVYLLASLCIGLPLMISDLSLGRAGRSNVISIFQKLAPRTGWWLIGLSAIISCLLILGFYSDVAGWVFAYILKSATGTVSSTDPAAAQASFSSLLNDGPVSLFWQWLVLLLTGAIIMRGASAGIEKVTRVLMPVLFLLLVGVCIRSLTLPGASEGLRFLFMPQWERVDASVIMMAMGLAFFKMSLGMGCMLTYGSYFKEDVNIPLMATRVMICDLLVSLLAGIAIFPAVFSFGFQPAEGPALLFLTIPAVFSSMPGGTFFATLFFILSAIAATGAILSLLEVPVAWLSERFSLPRSKAVPILLAGLVLLGLPATLSTGPALQDVKLFGLTFFDLYDALSSTILMPLSGIVTSLFVGYFWEKEQMLAALGGGMPARLVRTLCRTVTPVLITLVLLHGLNII, from the coding sequence ATGGCTCCTGCCACTCGAGATCTCTTTTCTTCACGACTGGGCGTCCTGGCGGCGACGCTGGGCTCCGCCGTCGGGCTCGGCAATATCTGGAAATTCCCCTCACTGGTCGGCCAGAACGGCGGGGCCTCATTTCTTGTGGTCTATCTGCTGGCATCACTCTGCATCGGGCTGCCGCTGATGATATCGGACCTCAGCCTCGGCCGCGCCGGGCGCAGCAACGTCATCAGCATCTTCCAGAAGCTGGCCCCCCGCACCGGCTGGTGGCTGATAGGCCTTTCAGCCATCATCAGCTGCCTGCTGATCCTGGGCTTTTATTCCGATGTGGCCGGCTGGGTCTTTGCCTATATCCTCAAATCCGCCACAGGCACCGTCTCATCGACGGATCCGGCCGCGGCCCAGGCCAGCTTTTCCTCTTTGCTGAACGACGGGCCTGTGTCGCTGTTCTGGCAATGGCTCGTCCTGCTGCTGACGGGGGCCATCATCATGCGCGGCGCCTCGGCTGGCATCGAAAAAGTGACACGTGTCCTGATGCCCGTCCTCTTCCTCCTGCTGGTAGGCGTCTGCATCCGCAGCCTGACCCTGCCGGGAGCCTCGGAAGGCTTGCGCTTCCTGTTCATGCCCCAGTGGGAACGGGTGGACGCTTCCGTCATCATGATGGCCATGGGACTGGCGTTTTTCAAGATGTCCCTCGGCATGGGCTGCATGCTGACCTACGGCAGCTACTTCAAGGAAGACGTCAATATCCCGCTCATGGCCACCCGCGTCATGATCTGCGACCTGCTGGTCTCCCTGCTGGCCGGCATCGCCATCTTTCCCGCCGTCTTCAGTTTCGGCTTCCAGCCTGCCGAAGGACCTGCCCTGCTCTTTCTGACCATACCGGCCGTTTTCTCGTCCATGCCGGGCGGAACCTTCTTTGCAACGCTTTTCTTTATCCTGTCCGCCATCGCCGCCACGGGCGCCATACTTTCCCTGCTGGAAGTCCCTGTGGCCTGGCTCTCCGAGCGCTTTTCCCTGCCGCGGAGCAAGGCAGTGCCCATTCTGCTGGCCGGGCTCGTCCTGCTGGGCCTGCCGGCGACCCTCTCCACCGGTCCTGCGCTTCAGGATGTGAAACTGTTCGGCCTGACGTTCTTCGACCTGTACGATGCCCTGTCGTCCACCATCCTGATGCCGTTGAGCGGCATCGTGACGAGCCTGTTCGTGGGCTATTTCTGGGAAAAAGAGCAGATGCTCGCCGCCCTGGGGGGCGGGATGCCGGCCAGACTGGTGCGGACCCTGTGCCGTACGGTGACGCCGGTGCTCATCACGCTGGTGCTGCTGCACGGTCTGAACATCATCTGA
- the hxsB gene encoding His-Xaa-Ser system radical SAM maturase HxsB — protein MSSYKILPFQFKHIFDDVVLLVNECGDFIFLKSDIFDKFIRHILSNKDENFLRLKSHLFVAQDEIESSLQKISVRYRTKKSFLRDFTTLHMMVITLRCNQRCEYCQVSCAEEDAQNYDMKIDVARRIVDTIFSAPTKNPKIEFQGGEPLLNWPVIKDVVFYAEKLAEEKRKKVEFVICTNLTLITKEQLYFCRDHNIAISTSLDGPEYLHDACRKTKAGGGTYNLFLEKLALARSIVGHDGVDALMTTSSVSLQHLEDIVKEYIRQGMSGIFIRSLNPYGFAAEQSEKLGYTAKEFAKQYLKTLDFIININKKIFFPEHFATLLLSRILTPFSTGFVDLQSPSGAGISGVIYDYDGSVFPADEARMLARMGDRHFCLGNVLTDTYYDIFAGNKLQELTKRSCVEVTPPCSWCVYQAYCGSDPIRNYLESGKELRIMENTPFCIKHRYIFDGIFKRLYYANNETKDILWSWITHNPGLVQRHDMY, from the coding sequence GTGTCTAGCTATAAGATTTTACCATTTCAATTTAAACATATTTTTGATGATGTTGTACTACTAGTAAACGAATGTGGAGATTTTATATTTCTCAAAAGCGATATATTTGATAAGTTTATACGACATATTCTCTCCAATAAAGACGAAAATTTTTTAAGATTAAAATCTCATTTGTTTGTTGCTCAAGACGAAATCGAATCGTCGCTACAAAAAATTTCCGTCAGATATAGAACAAAAAAATCTTTTTTACGTGACTTTACAACGCTTCATATGATGGTCATTACTCTACGCTGCAATCAGCGATGTGAATATTGCCAAGTGTCATGTGCTGAAGAAGACGCACAAAATTATGACATGAAGATAGATGTAGCACGCCGCATCGTAGATACTATTTTTTCTGCGCCAACAAAGAATCCTAAAATTGAATTTCAAGGTGGAGAACCTTTATTAAATTGGCCTGTTATCAAAGATGTTGTTTTCTATGCTGAAAAGCTTGCTGAAGAAAAAAGGAAAAAAGTTGAATTTGTTATTTGTACGAATCTCACACTGATTACAAAAGAGCAACTCTATTTTTGTAGAGACCATAATATAGCGATATCAACATCTCTCGATGGTCCTGAATATCTTCATGATGCGTGCCGTAAAACAAAAGCTGGTGGAGGTACTTACAATTTATTTTTAGAAAAGCTAGCTCTAGCACGCAGTATAGTTGGCCATGATGGTGTAGATGCACTCATGACAACATCCTCTGTCTCTCTTCAACACCTAGAGGACATAGTCAAAGAATATATTAGACAAGGCATGAGTGGAATATTTATTCGGTCACTCAATCCCTATGGCTTTGCAGCTGAACAATCTGAAAAACTTGGCTATACAGCAAAAGAATTTGCCAAACAATACTTAAAAACATTAGATTTTATTATAAATATTAATAAAAAGATATTTTTCCCAGAGCACTTTGCGACGCTTTTACTTTCACGAATATTGACGCCATTCTCAACAGGTTTCGTAGACTTACAATCGCCATCAGGTGCAGGTATCAGTGGCGTAATCTATGACTATGATGGTTCTGTATTCCCAGCAGATGAAGCTCGGATGCTTGCTAGAATGGGAGATAGGCATTTTTGCCTTGGAAATGTCTTAACAGATACATATTATGATATTTTTGCAGGAAACAAGCTTCAAGAACTAACTAAGCGGTCATGTGTTGAGGTAACCCCACCTTGTTCTTGGTGTGTATACCAAGCATATTGTGGATCAGACCCTATACGAAATTATCTTGAAAGTGGAAAAGAATTAAGAATTATGGAAAATACACCTTTTTGTATTAAACATAGATATATTTTTGATGGAATTTTCAAGAGACTTTATTATGCAAATAACGAAACAAAAGATATTCTTTGGAGTTGGATAACCCATAATCCTGGATTGGTGCAACGTCATGATATGTATTAG
- a CDS encoding Txe/YoeB family addiction module toxin, translating into MLLTWTPQAWEDYLYWQATDKRTVKRINELLRDALRNPFEGLGKPEPLRFDLAGCWSRRINQEDRLVYRLDEQGAALIVLQCRYHY; encoded by the coding sequence ATGCTGCTGACCTGGACGCCCCAAGCGTGGGAAGATTATCTGTACTGGCAGGCTACCGACAAACGGACGGTGAAGCGCATCAATGAGCTGCTGCGTGATGCGCTCCGCAATCCGTTTGAAGGCCTTGGCAAGCCGGAGCCGCTCCGCTTTGACCTTGCGGGATGCTGGTCCCGCCGCATCAATCAGGAGGACCGCCTCGTGTATCGCCTTGACGAGCAGGGGGCGGCCCTGATCGTCCTCCAGTGCCGCTACCACTACTGA
- a CDS encoding type II toxin-antitoxin system Phd/YefM family antitoxin, which produces MSQAITYTEARQNLAETMNRVCDHHEPVIITRQKSPSVVLMSLEDYNAIMETAYLLRSPANAARLREALHAADAGKTVQHDLED; this is translated from the coding sequence ATGTCGCAGGCCATCACCTACACCGAGGCACGGCAGAACCTTGCGGAAACCATGAACCGGGTCTGTGACCACCACGAACCCGTCATCATCACGCGCCAGAAGTCTCCCTCCGTGGTATTGATGTCCCTGGAGGACTACAACGCCATCATGGAAACAGCCTACCTGCTGCGTTCCCCGGCCAATGCCGCCCGGTTGCGGGAAGCATTGCACGCCGCTGACGCGGGCAAGACGGTACAGCATGACCTTGAGGACTGA
- the pap gene encoding polyphosphate:AMP phosphotransferase yields the protein MFESAALGRSCSNKEFEEKAPQLRMRLFNAQLQCIERKIPVLITVAGLVGSGRGAIINLLSEWMDSKHVQNHVFWLVTDEEKARPWPWRFWRQLPAAGQTAVFYDGWYGEAMRRRCCRDVGENEFTASMHRWQALESGLAESGMAIIKLWLHLNKKDHARALKERQENRSLVHFSPSDKKIAADYDGMVSAASRAIMLTDRDNAPWSIIDAADPNFRNLSVVKAIIAGIERTIAAQDARAARLKVLESVPDVEEDARESLVSTLDAIDLSSVQAPEHYQKELKRLQKEIYQLSFRAYKKGISSTLIFEGWDAAGKGGAIRRLTAGTDARITRVIPISAPSDEELAHHYLWRFWRHIPRAGFITIYDRSWYGRVLVERVEKLTPKEDWARAYAEINHFEHQLTSKGNILLKFWLHISPEEQLRRFREREAIPWKRYKITDEDWRNRDKWPEYARAADEMFLRTSTEEAPWHVIPAENKKHARLMVLRIYRDALKRALR from the coding sequence ATGTTTGAATCGGCAGCCCTCGGCAGATCATGCAGTAACAAGGAATTTGAAGAAAAAGCCCCCCAGCTGCGCATGCGCCTTTTCAATGCGCAGCTGCAGTGCATCGAGCGCAAGATCCCCGTCCTGATCACGGTGGCCGGTCTGGTCGGTTCCGGGCGGGGGGCCATCATCAACCTCCTGTCGGAATGGATGGACAGCAAGCATGTGCAGAACCATGTTTTCTGGCTGGTGACCGACGAAGAGAAGGCCCGTCCCTGGCCCTGGCGTTTCTGGCGGCAGCTTCCGGCTGCCGGACAGACGGCGGTCTTTTATGACGGCTGGTACGGTGAAGCCATGCGCCGGCGCTGCTGCAGGGATGTGGGGGAAAACGAGTTCACTGCCAGCATGCACCGCTGGCAGGCCCTGGAATCCGGGCTGGCAGAATCCGGGATGGCCATCATCAAGCTCTGGCTCCATCTCAACAAGAAGGACCATGCCCGTGCGCTCAAAGAACGGCAGGAAAATCGCTCCCTGGTGCATTTTTCGCCATCCGACAAAAAAATCGCCGCGGATTATGACGGCATGGTCAGTGCCGCGTCCCGGGCCATCATGCTGACAGACCGGGACAATGCGCCGTGGAGCATCATTGATGCCGCGGATCCCAATTTCCGCAACCTGTCTGTGGTGAAAGCCATCATCGCCGGCATCGAGCGGACCATCGCCGCGCAGGATGCCCGTGCCGCCCGCCTCAAGGTGCTGGAATCCGTGCCCGACGTGGAAGAAGATGCCCGCGAGTCCCTGGTCTCCACCCTGGATGCCATCGACCTTTCCAGCGTGCAGGCTCCCGAGCATTACCAGAAGGAACTGAAGCGCCTGCAGAAGGAGATCTATCAGCTCTCGTTCCGGGCGTACAAAAAAGGCATTTCGTCCACACTCATCTTTGAAGGCTGGGATGCTGCCGGCAAGGGGGGGGCCATCCGGCGGCTCACGGCCGGGACGGATGCCCGTATCACGCGCGTCATCCCCATCAGTGCGCCTTCGGACGAAGAGCTCGCCCACCATTATCTGTGGCGTTTCTGGCGGCATATCCCCCGCGCCGGTTTCATCACCATCTATGACCGCTCCTGGTACGGCCGTGTCCTGGTGGAACGCGTGGAAAAACTGACCCCCAAGGAAGACTGGGCCCGCGCCTATGCCGAGATCAATCATTTTGAGCATCAGCTGACCAGCAAGGGCAACATATTGCTCAAGTTCTGGCTGCACATCTCGCCGGAGGAACAGCTGCGGCGATTCCGGGAGCGTGAGGCCATCCCGTGGAAGCGCTACAAGATCACCGATGAGGATTGGCGGAATCGTGACAAATGGCCTGAATACGCCCGCGCAGCGGACGAGATGTTCCTGCGGACCAGTACGGAAGAGGCTCCCTGGCATGTGATCCCGGCGGAGAACAAGAAGCATGCCCGCCTGATGGTCCTGCGCATTTACAGGGATGCCCTGAAGCGCGCCCTGCGCTGA
- the hxsC gene encoding His-Xaa-Ser system radical SAM maturase HxsC, which produces MICISGKASRSFHPIIGVVAKSHHPLFARKNTIFVTDKLDKSSIGYKACISSGRKGYFFHPDHIYNCKDIEILHDGDIVRIDATGCVSVLWEVKSHQNAFMITEACNCKCIMCPQPPRQHSPQLLQEAQYTLSLLKNKYIKQICITGGEPTLLGNNFIEFLHRCINEHPTANIDILTNGKNFSDREFTRNVAQVATNNVCFCVSLHSDIDTLHDNIVGANGSFSKTSIGLYNLAEYGCKIEIRHVINKYNYHRLINFAEHIYNYFPFCIHYAFMGMELYGNAASNKEEVDISPLDYSDELSDAILYLKRRGLPISIYNIPLCLCKKEVREFARQSISSWKNLYAKECDNCDLKKDCAGFFSTSVSLPINHIKPIKGAL; this is translated from the coding sequence ATGATATGTATTAGCGGGAAAGCCTCTCGTTCTTTTCATCCCATTATAGGTGTAGTAGCTAAAAGTCATCACCCTCTTTTTGCTCGAAAAAATACAATATTCGTAACAGATAAATTAGATAAATCAAGCATTGGCTATAAGGCTTGCATATCCTCTGGAAGAAAAGGATATTTTTTCCATCCAGACCATATATATAATTGCAAAGATATAGAAATTCTTCACGACGGCGATATTGTACGTATAGACGCAACTGGATGTGTATCAGTTCTCTGGGAAGTAAAATCACATCAAAATGCATTTATGATTACAGAGGCATGCAACTGTAAATGCATAATGTGCCCACAGCCTCCACGCCAACACTCGCCTCAACTTTTGCAAGAAGCACAATACACGCTTAGTTTATTAAAAAATAAATATATAAAACAAATATGCATAACAGGAGGTGAGCCAACTTTATTAGGTAATAATTTCATAGAGTTTCTTCATCGCTGTATCAATGAGCATCCTACAGCCAATATTGATATCCTAACAAATGGAAAAAACTTTAGCGACAGAGAATTTACCCGAAATGTAGCTCAAGTTGCGACTAACAATGTTTGTTTTTGTGTTTCTCTCCATTCTGATATCGATACACTACATGATAACATAGTCGGAGCTAATGGTAGTTTTTCAAAAACATCCATCGGCTTATATAATTTAGCTGAATATGGTTGTAAAATAGAAATACGTCATGTTATTAACAAATATAATTACCACCGACTCATAAACTTTGCAGAACATATATATAATTATTTCCCATTTTGTATCCATTATGCTTTCATGGGAATGGAACTATACGGAAATGCTGCATCTAATAAAGAAGAAGTTGATATATCACCTTTAGATTATAGTGATGAATTAAGTGACGCCATTTTATATCTAAAACGACGAGGCCTTCCTATTTCTATATATAATATACCACTTTGCTTATGTAAGAAGGAAGTGCGCGAATTCGCTCGACAGTCAATATCAAGTTGGAAAAATTTATATGCCAAAGAATGTGATAACTGCGATTTAAAAAAAGACTGCGCAGGATTTTTTTCAACTTCAGTATCACTACCCATTAACCATATAAAACCAATAAAGGGAGCGTTATGA